The sequence below is a genomic window from Phoenix dactylifera cultivar Barhee BC4 chromosome 16, palm_55x_up_171113_PBpolish2nd_filt_p, whole genome shotgun sequence.
AAGAGCTTACTAATTCCAGGAACAGATCCTTCATCAGGTGCTATCGTGTGGGCAATGTCACGCCTACTAAATAATCCAGAATCATTGAAGAAAGCCCAGGCTGAGATTGATGAGCGCGTGGGAAATGGGCGATTGCTAGGTGAAAAAGATCTTTCTGTTGTTCTATACCAGTATACCACCAGTGCGTCATCAAAGAAACTCTTCGGCTGACTCCTGTTGGCCCGCTCCTTGTGCCTCATGAATCAGCAAATGAGTGCGTTGTGGGAGGAGCCTAGAAGTTCAAGCCCAAGAGATTCGAGGatgggagagagaaagggaagtTTATGATTCCTTTCGGGGTGGGAAGGAGGAAACGCCCAGGTGAGGGCCTTGCAATGAGAGAGGATGGGCTCACACTTGGGACCTTGATCCAATGCTTTTGAGTGGGAGAGGGTTGGGGAGGAAGAGGCAGACATGACCGAAGGTTGGCGAGGGCCGTTCCTCTGGAGCCCATGTACCGTCCTCGCCGGGCCACGACTACTGGTGTCCTCTCAGGACTTTGAATCATCAGGATGCGAACTTTCGTGACTTCGGATTGATAGCTACGAGGAGGAGGGGAGAACACATTTTCCACAAAATTCGTAATCATACTTTCTTTTTAGAGTTGAAAATTTCTGCAATATTGTAATAACCCAAAAAATTTTGAGTCGCGTAGGCAGGCCCAGAGTGGCCAGGGCCAGTCCAATCCCACGTGCCCAGCCCAGCTTGTGGGCCTATGGGCTGGCCCGAAGAGGCCATGGCCGATTAGCCTAAAGGCGTGCCTGTTGCACGCGATGGAGGAAAAAACTTCGATTGGGAGTGTTTTTCCTCTTCCGACTCCGACAAGTTTCGAGTAAGgcaccttcctcctcctcctaactACATCGATGAAGACCCAAGAATAATGACCGCCAATTCCAAGTCTTTCTTTTCGAGTCTCCTCTTTAATTCTTCGTCGGAAACCTTGCCGGACTAAGGTTAGACCCAAgctactcctctcttcttcttctgatCATCTAGCCGTGTTTTTCTTTGAATTAAGCAGGCAAGTCGCCGAAATCCATCTCAAATAAGGGTGCCTTGTTTCGACGTCATTTCCTCCCATGCTCATCGCCACCGGCGGTCGAAAAATGGCTGAGCCTTGACGCCCCTAGGACCCCTGAGATCATATAGTGGTGGGTTAGGAAAATAGCCATAATTAGGCCGAGATTGATCATCCCTTGCACTTGGCTTTCTTccgcttttcttcttccttggtttgtCAGCCACCACCGGTAGTGGCATCTTTCTCGGGCCATCGCTGTTGCCATTGCTGGAGGCTGCAGTAGGCCGCCGTCCATCAGCTCTTCCATGGCTCGAtttgagaaggagagggagagagagagagtctcccctattttgagaagaggaaggaggctcTACTCTCCTCTCTCTACTCTCCTCTCTCCTTACTCTCTCtggtttttctctttttgcATGGTTCTATGGACCTAGCAAGAGGATCCCAGTGTTCTCATTGTTGACTCAGGTTGATCCCAATAGAGGGCTATGGACCAGCCACCCGTTGCGTTAGCCTTATCCCGACCATCGCTGAGTACCAGCAGACTTTATTATCATGAATCTCTATTATGTTACTTATACCGTAGTCTGATTCTTTTTTAATGATTTGATTGGTTGGACTAGCCAAAGTGGATCGCCTCGAATTATCGGACAGTGCTACCTAGTCAACCTTGTTCGTTCTGCACCCGACTATTGTCAGCCACTATTGGACCCATAATTGATAAACTTTgatctatttttttgatttgataTATGGTTCTTGACCAGATGAATTGGATTATATTGTGCTAATTGATTTAAACAATCGAACGTTGTTATCTAGCTGGCCTTGTATATCTTTCTATATGAATATATTTTTACAATCAGCCCTAATTTTGTATGAGGCTACAGTTATTCGGGCAAGAAGAAGCCCAACGAGGTCTTATACTTtagtttctctctcttactttttttttcttagtactttctctctctaggttGATCCGAGAAAATTTTGGTTAAAGGAACTCGAGGATAGTCTTAAATTACAATCAGAAAGATAAATAATTCAGATCAAGTTAAAAAGGAACGAAATGAAAAGTATTAAAAATACTAATAAAGATTTATGAAATATCGTATGAAATATCACTCTTGAGTGGCTAGATTCCTATTGATATTTAATGTACATTTGTATATTATTTATTTGAGTATTATTGATAGTCGGTTTATGATTTTATGATATGTGGGACGATTTCTtgttatttttgaaattatatTATTGTGTTTGTATGGATGTGTGGGAATTCTTATTGGGTTGTAAAACTTACAaccccttcctcttttttttcataGCCGCAGGATGCATGGTTTCCAATGGGTATCAGGGTTATCAACTAGTTCGTTAGTTTATTTGTCTTTGATACCAATGAATCTCTGAAGATTTTGTAACCGAACCAATTAATTATTTGGATATGATGGATTTATTATTTGGATTAATTGATTATCTGTAGAGTTATGAGATCACAAGTGAAGGGAATGATTAGATAGAGCATCACTGATACTGGTTGGATGatcaaattttgtaattggacTAACTTTGTTGTTTGATATGAATTAAGATCATTATTATTCAATGATACTAaggttataatatatttttaggcATTGCATATTTTCTAGTCCCAGGGAGTCTAAGGCCGTCTCGTGCACCGGATCTGGATGTTGGCCTGGGTTTGGAGCATGACAAATATATTTGTGGGATTCTGAGTTTTGTTGCTGGTAAATACATCCAGAAAATAGATTTTCAAAGTGGGCCTGCAAGCATAGATATCAAAGGAGGACAATTAGCACCTCAAAGGATGCGATATCGCGTTCCCCGAGATGTACTACTTGTTTTGTTTTTATCCTTGCATATCcgttaataaaatatattattggtCCACAATGTCTTGGGCTCATGCATGGTGGTCGCTCTCTCCATCAGAACATGGTGAATTGAGAGCGACAATACGGACAACATATCCTAACCTCCAAAAAAAATTACTCTTGgcagcattttttttcttttatttttaagaagaaaaaggagactGATCTGCAGTAACATCTAGATCCAAATACTTGAGAATGTATCATCTAAGACTCAAATTAATAACCTCTTATTGCTAAACAAAGGGATATGACTATTGGAACAAGACCCAATTAGCCCCTTGTCAGCAataaaagaaggcattttcgaTAAAGGTATAACTAATAGAAAATGTCAGACTTAGGCACAATATGACTAAACATCAATATTGAGTAACAAAATTTGTATAcacaaagaaattaataatactATTATAACATAAAATCATATAATATGCAAGTAATACAAATATAAAACACAATTTTAGGGGATACATAGCGGAGTTTGATCATCAGTTCAATCAATAGCATGCATAAGTTCAGgcactttctttcttctttttttttgcaggaGCATGGGGAAGGGGATAATGGCTAAATTTGAGCTTTAGATAAATGAGTTTGCTAGCAAGATTGTTGGCTCAGAAGTTGGTGATGCAACAATTATTTAATTTGGAATCCAACTATTATTATCGGCAAGATTTGCTAAGTTAGATCAACAAGTTTCTACTACCTGCTAGAAAAATCCTTATGTTTTGCATGCTAACGCTGCTATGTCTAACTATGCATTCTCCGTTTCATATTTGAGCTTTAAATGGGCCAACAAACAAACAGAATCCCTAAATGATGCAAGCAAGCTGCTTGGAAGGGATTCATGCAGGAGTGATAATCTATCATACATGGATCTTAAAAATCTTTCAATCATCTCCTACTAAAAAAGAGGAACCTTGTGCATTCGCCTTGAGAATTCCAAGAAGAGAACTATGAGGACCCCTATAGGCATgcgtttagttccacatcggttattcgccgagaatatcttgagtatttatatagGACTAAGAAACTCAAAAATAATACATTCTGACTAGCTATTTTAGATAATTTCCTGAATTATGATAAAAAATATCAGAGCGAACTAAGCCCATAGCTTATGTagactaggggacactacaGCACGATTTCATGAAAGATGACTACGGGCCGATCatagtgcttgtgattagatttgaatggattttaaCCTTTAGCCCGACGAGTACGTCAGTGCTTAAACAGGAAGAGCATGTGAGGATTCGTGCGGACGTGTGCTCAGTCCTACATCGATTATTCACCGagaagatcttaggtacttatatagaacTAAGAAACTCAAAAATAATTTTCGGCTAGTGATAAGGACTCAAGACTGGCGCCTCACGGCAATATCTAACAAGCGGTCTGATTCATGTTGGAGGTTTAACCCGTGGGTTCAGTAATGGCTTAGAGAGCAACCGAGGCCCATCAACACAGCCGCTGATATCTCGCACAATGGCACTGAAGGCGACCCATTCCTAGTCCTGGACGGCTCTTGCCGTCTTGATCTCCTTCCATCATCCGTTCTCGGCATGCGACTATGCGTCATTGCTTACGTTTTAGTAGAACGCGTAACTGCTAATTTTTgctattaaattttaaattcatagAAGATACGTTGGAAATAGTTGCATTCCCACTTTATATTGTTACAattacttttctttctttcctaaaTAAATATACAAAAATGAAGCAAattcaattataaaaaatatatccgCAAAAATGCCTGACCAAGGGGCCACTTTTACACGCCTACTGTAGGTGGGAAGTGTTAGGAGTTTGATTTACATTTATATAATTCCGTAACATATTTGATAGGTAAGTGCTGATAGTTGCCTCGCACTTAGAACAACACAAAATCGCATCCTCAGTTaacaattaatcattccatttgtttttaagttttttatttGTAAGTTctcgagttttttttttgctttttttgttACGTAGTTTATTGCATGCTGGAAGAGATACTTCATCTACTTAACAACCATCCTCATGCACTGATCTTAAGATCCTCGAGCGTTATAGCTTGTCAAAGAGAAAAACTCTTTGTCCTCTCCAGACCTGGGTCAAGCTTGGAATGGTACTTCTAAATTGGTGTTTGTGGTTTAAAGCCCAGGTTCAATTCTATCATTAGATGTTTTTCTGGCCGACAGGCAGCCAAGGTAAACTCTGGCCTAGATCCAGCTGCATGCATAAGAGATTGCGTCACATAAAGCCAATCTCGTCAGTCCGAATTAAGCACATTGGCATGTCCACGAAAAGTACACGTACCAGTCCTCATCCATCTGATATGTCGTTTCTTTCCATAATACGGAAGAATTTACACAAAAACTGGAACGTGAAGTTTACTTTATATGCAATTACTTCTTCAAAGTAACTCTGGCACTAGAGATATAGTgcataaagataaaaaagggtAAACATACACACTTTTTACCTGGAATTCCACAGAATAATAATTTCAATCACTGGTCATAACAAATGCAAGTTTTTACCTCTTGATAAGCAAGCTCAATAGTCCTGCATTCTGAGTTACACTGTCCTTCAATGTCTTGCACAACAAGCTCCAATTTATCTACCTTCTCAAAATTATCAATCAGGAGAATCCACTTCGCTTCTTCCTTGCAGGGAAGTGAGGTCCTTCTGGAGAATGACTCTGCGAAGGTTATTGAGTTGATCCTGCAGGCTTCAGGAGGGATCGACGATTACCACCCTTTGTTGAGGGATATTAGGGCCATGGGCCGTGATGGGTTGGTCATCCAGACGAAGCATATGTTCAGAGAGACCAATggagctgcggattgggtggctttTTTGTTGCCAACTATTCAGGAGACCATCTATGAGTGGGAGAGCCGGAGTTGTCTAGCGCGCTTCGGAATATtttgctttttgatttttttagttATATCCAGTACTTCCGTTTCGAGAGAGAAAGTATATGAAAGAAAAGTATACGTACCTGCTGACGTTTGCACAGGGAAAATAGCATTTGGACCCGGCAACTGCTCCCTTGTGAGCGCATCCCTGCAAactctattttcttctttttattagtGCAATGGTTGCTTACGGTACTCTTGGCGTGGATGAGTAGAATGAAGAAAAAGACCCTCCAAACTCTATTGCGTCCACTTGAATCACGCTGGTTACTGCAGGGCTGCGTACGTGCTGACGTTATGTAGAGTGACGCAATTTTCGCAACGTCACAGGACCGGCCCCTACGAATTTTCTCACAAGCATACCGCTATATATATGGGATCATATGATCATCAGGCGCACACGCCACTCAAATCATCCCAATACAATTCCTTTCGTTTTCGTTCGAGAAAATCATTTACTCTTCTGGTCCCGCTTAATCGTGGGTCGTGGCCATGGAAACGCTGTCCTACATCTCCCTCACCCTtgctctcctcctcttcatcaaACTTTTATTGTTCCCCAGGAATAGGAAAAACTTCCCTCCAAGCCCTCCATCGCTCCCCTTCATAGGTCACCTTTATCTATTCAAGAATCCCCTCCATCGCGCCCTCGCTCGCGTTGCCGATCGTTATGGCTCCGTCGTCCTCCTCCATTTTGGCTCCCGCCCGGTCCTCGTCGTCTCCTCGCCCTCCGTCGCCCAGGAGTGCTTCAAGACCAACGACATCACTTTTGCGAACCGCCCCCACCTCCCCTCGTCAAAGCACATCAACAATAGCAACACTACTCTTGGTTCTTCTGGCTACGGGCCCTATTGGCGCAATCTCCGCCGCATCGCCACCGTCGACGTCCTCTCCAACCAccgccttctctcctcctccgaTGTAAGGGCTGCGGAGGTGCGACTCCTGGCCCGCCAACTCTTCCGAAAGTGTGAGGCCGGAGCGGAGGGGTTTGCGAAGGTGGAGTTGAAGTCGAGGCTTTTCGAGTTGGCGCTGAacgtgatgatgatgatgattgctgggaagaggtacTACGTTGAGGAGGGGGAGGTCTCGCAGGAGGCGAGGCAGTTTAGGGAGACGGTGGAGGAAACCTTAATGCTTGATGGTGCAACGAAATTACGGGATTTCTTGTTCGTGTTAAGGTGGTTCGATTACCAAATGAAGAAGAAGTTGGTGAGGTTGGAGAGGGCGAGGAGTGAGTTCATGCAGAGACTGATGGATGGGGAAAGAAAGGAGtgcgaggaggaaggaggagaaacacAGAAAAAGACAACTATGATTGCTCATCTGTTATCGTTGCAAAAGACGGATCCCGAGAACTATACCGACCAGGCAATCAAAGGGCTTATCACGGTAAGAACgcataagaaaataaatctcTCTTCCTCTGTGTGCGTGCCTTTGCGTCTGTCTGTTTGTGGATGGTGATCAAGACCATCTCGCGTAGGTATTATTAATCCAGGAGGAAAGACAAAATGAAATTTATAAttgttttaaataaatttgCAAATCCATCTTTACAAGAAAGCTCTCTAAAGGGGACACCTAATGAAGGGTATATCTATCCATAGGAAGTGAGGGTTCGCTTTCTGAGTTTGCTTTATAATAGTTTATAAAACTGTTGTGGCGACTTATTGCATTTCTGCCTCCAGAGTTTATTACAAGCGGGAACGGATACATCATCAAACACTACTGAATGGGCAATGTCACTCCTACTCAACAATCCAGAGACATTGAAGAAGGCTCAGGCTGAGATTGATGCGCGTGTCGGAAACGAGCGCCTGCTGCAAGAATCGGATCTTCCTAATCTTCCATACCTCCAGTGTATCATCAGGGAAACACTTCGAATATGCCCCGGTGTCCCAC
It includes:
- the LOC103700849 gene encoding cytochrome P450 81Q32-like; translation: METLSYISLTLALLLFIKLLLFPRNRKNFPPSPPSLPFIGHLYLFKNPLHRALARVADRYGSVVLLHFGSRPVLVVSSPSVAQECFKTNDITFANRPHLPSSKHINNSNTTLGSSGYGPYWRNLRRIATVDVLSNHRLLSSSDVRAAEVRLLARQLFRKCEAGAEGFAKVELKSRLFELALNVMMMMIAGKRYYVEEGEVSQEARQFRETVEETLMLDGATKLRDFLFVLRWFDYQMKKKLVRLERARSEFMQRLMDGERKECEEEGGETQKKTTMIAHLLSLQKTDPENYTDQAIKGLITSLLQAGTDTSSNTTEWAMSLLLNNPETLKKAQAEIDARVGNERLLQESDLPNLPYLQCIIRETLRICPGVPLLVPHESTNECIVGGFNVPRGTMLLVNAHYIHRDPKIWEEPTKFKPERFEDGKDEGKLMIPFGMGRRRCPGEGLAMKEVGLTLGTLIQCFDWKRVGEEQVDMTEGSGLTMPKAVPLEGMYRPRRAMVRALSGL